The segment TTATCTTCCATCTTCATTTGCcattcaattaataatattagaaacgAAACCGTTCGAAAAAGTATGTAACTAAGGTATAGTAGATGTTGCTATAAGATATATTCTAATTATCgcaataagaagaaaaaaaaacagtcaCGTTCACACAAATATCACGAGGTTATTAGATAAATCAAGGAAAATCACGTATTCAAGTATATAAGTAGATCGTTCATGTACCGCAAAGATAAGCTTATCACTTTCTTACCTGCTCCGGCGCCTGATCGGAGAAATGAACTTTTTGCTGAGCGCTGTTGAACATCTTTCGATGGGCACGCTTGAACTCCTCCATTAGCTGTAAACAATTTAATACGTGTGTTATCGCGTCTTCACTGTtcctttattattaatattattcctCTGACCGAAGATTAAGCACCGAACTTAATCGATCAAGAACAAAGAGGTCACACGGTAAAATTTACGGCGCGCTCAATGCGCGTTCGGTCGCAAACTGAACTCGCGAAACGTGTACGAGCGAACTGCGCGCCTGTGAATCGTCGTTCGAACGCTCATCTACGAAAGTTCGATCGTTTGCAACATCGCGcggtaatttttaattaggcTAGCTCTCTACTCGTTATCGACGTACAGACACTTTTCAGTACCTGCACGGCGCATTAATCGctccttttgttttttatgcaTCTATTAACAAGCGTTTCTCCTTTATCTATCAAGAAAAACAATTCTTCGTCGAATCGTTTCGTTTTCATCGCCGATCTAACACCGATTAGATTTTTACGAGATTAAATCGTTAATCCATCGAACGAGacatcaatttcaattttgaacGTTTTACAACGTAGCGAGTGAACGAACTTTTCGCGTGTTAAATGTAACTGACAAGCGTTTGGATGCCACGGAAGGGATCGTGTGGGTGTTCGTGATACGAGAATCAGGCTCTCGCACGAGGCAAGTGAACGCGTGATACGAATACTCAACTTACGAGTACAACGACGTTATGAATGCACTGGTATCCTGCAATTCGACGGAGTCTAGTTAAAGTTCAAAAGTCGCGCAGTAAAAGATCGTTGAATGCATCGGAATTCTATTGTCTTGGATCGTACACTTGAAccaatttcgacgtttatgttatattatgcTACGACATGTAGATTTAAGAAAAATCAAGCAAAGATTAACAGAACATTGCTCTTATCGCAGTTTGTGTAAGATCACAAATATTGACTACCTTATCGTGCGTAACTTTCTGTTCTTGCGCCCTCAGAGCTTCCGGGTTTTGTGGCTTCCGCGGCTCCGCAGTTTTCTCCTTTCCTGCTTCCATCTTCGCGGCGTTGTTCATGTTCCTCTGAAAGAGATAATGCATTAAATACGCTTACGCATCACGATCACGTATAAATATACCATCGGTAATCGATATTTCGTGACGTAATATTCGATCGACTTAGAATTAGTCACACTGTGAGGAAGTTTCGATCGAGTTAGACAGAACGTTGTGATAAGCGATTTGTCAACGATAAGGAATCTATATGCGTAATTCGATTGACCAAGGAATAGAACGTCCCTTATGATGAATGAAACCTTACTAATGTTACTTTTATCACCACCATGGAAACATGTTGAAAGAACCAAAATCTTATCTATCGGGAAGTTATCTTTGCAGATGACGCACGAGATATCGCAAAGTGTAAAAGACAATTACCCATACTAAAATAGAgacacaaatataaatttccatatAATATAGCTTgttgattaataaaattttcgttaCTACATgacaaaagtaaattatttactaaacATGAATTATTTACTTACATTATATCGAAATTTATAATCGTGAAATAATCAgacttttttattgtttattgttATCTGTTTGACATAATCATATTAATCTTCGATCCGATAAGATCGTGCATGCAATATGAGTTATCAATCGTAAGAAAAATGccacgtttataaaataataccagCATTGAGCGGTGATCTAAATTCCAATggaaacaacaaaaatattgccGCGCCAGATAGGCGCCACTCTCGCCACAAAGACTCCGAGGACGAGAAAAATCCAAAGGATCTCCACGGAGAATCGGTCGATATAAAAATCCAAATTCCGGTAACACGCCCGGTAATGCGCATAAACAAGCAGGTAATGCGATCCAAGCGGTGTATAGGTTTCGCGAAGAGGAAAAGTCGCGGCTCTCCTACCTGCTGCGCCCGCCTCTGCAATTCCTGAGTGATGGCAGTGCTTAGATCGGTGCAGGCTATCGGCGATGTCCTTGTGGCGCAATTGCGGGGCGTTGCGGTGGCCGCGGTGGCCGCGGTGTCATTGGTTTTATTGGTCCCGGTCGAGGTGGCAGTGATCGAGCCGAACGAAACTGTCGACGGTGGCTCGCAGGAGGACGTCGATAAGGACGAAGAAGTCGAAGCGGAGTCCTTGCTGCAGGAAGACTCGAGGCTCGACTCCGTTTCCGTCGAGCCTGTACTGCCCATAGACATTGTGCTACCCATTTGCATACCCTTCGCGTTCATTGGCTTCGTGTCTGTAAGGATAGAAACGCATTTCACGTTACTTTATGATACGCGTTTTAGAAGTTGACTTTAACACACGTTGTTAAAGTCCGAAGTATTGCGAGGTATTACGAAAGGATCTTAATAATTTAGAATGCTGTTTCTTATTTAGAAAGTGTTAGCGTTTGACGCTACTGCGATCCTTGACTTTTTTATGTCATAATCTCGCCTTTGTTTCAAGCAAGAAAAAgacttttaacgttttaagagTATCTTCGGTACGAGATCGAAACGAGAAACCGCGTGTATCAATGACACTTTTGCTTCAGGAATTTTCTAACGACAGAAAAATGACGATTTACCATATGTGTCGTATCGATAGATCTTACGTGTATTTTCTCGaattattttaacgcaccTCCGGACCATTTATAAGGAAGAGGTGGCGGCGGCGCTGGTGGGCATACAGTTTGGTGGATCTCCACGGTCGTTATCGTTTTCCTATCTCCGTCCTGTGTGCCATTTTCCTGTGACAAAAGTTTAACAAAAGGCCTCTCAGTCCAACGTTCGAACGTACAATCACCGTAACTCTACGaccgtttctctttttaattaagcCGCGTCGATGGCTCTAGGCTACTGTACACTGATCATTACGTTAATTCGATCAAGATAATCGCGATGATTATGAGAAGACTCGGAGGTAGAAAGCGCTGATCGAATACTCGTTAATTATCAAACAACGAGCGCTAGATATTAGAAGAACAATACCTATTAACACAAGAGTAACTCACTTTGGATCCATGATAGGGAGGCATATCATCGGCTGGACCATCGTAAATGACGTCCTGTTGCCGCATATTGTCCCTTCGATAAGCCAAACGACGATTCGCTTCGTCTCTCGGATTAGCGTCAAAATCGTGGACTTCGTAATCGATTCTTGGCGCCACAGGATCGTACAGAGGCTCGTTATCGATATCATCTTCGTAATTACCACGCGAGTTCGGACGACCTGGTGCACCTACGAACCTGTGGTTTTGGTTCTGGCTCTGATTGATACGGATCACCGTGGTGTTATTTGGTCTTCGAGACCATTCCTGAGCCTGCGAATCAATCAATCATCATTGCTTAGCGTCTCTCTATATTTCAATCGAACGACTATCACTCTTcagcatttttaaatttttcataaaaattacgaTCCATTTTTTGAATAAGAATTCGTACCTGATCCACGTGAGCCCATTCCGCGGAGCTGCAGCTGCTGGTGGACAGGGCAAGCGGGCAACAGATCCTGCAATATTCACGGTCACGTGTTACCAATAATTTTTGCATCAAACGGTACTACTTTCTAATTCCAATTATACAACATCGTGAGGAAGTAAGACGTAAAGGAACGAGGGTTAAGAACAGGATGAACGTTTATGAGGCGGTCAGGAATTCGTCCTGTTCTCCGGTGCTGCGATCATTATCATCGAATGTCCTATTAATAGATCGACTTTCTCCTTGGTGCAAATTCGTCGATGCCACATGATAACGGtcgggagagggagagagagagagagagagagagagagagagagagagataccTATCCAATGCCATAAACCGCGTGAGCTACTGTATCTAGCCCGATTCTATGGCAAAGAACAGTTTAGCCGATCCTTGTTAATTGTAATTACGTACAACGGTTCAAGCTATGGCATAATAATCGTGTTACAAtatggtcgtttaaacgttacATCAGAGTTATGCACGTAACTAATTACAGACACTTCTTTACCATTGCAAGGCATTTATCTTGATTAGCCGGGaaagtgaaacaaatttctgatTCTGTATATATTACTCTGCCTATTTGTTTTGGTTTTGTAATCTACGCAATCAATTACCTAACGttagagaaataaaatgacaTAAGTAGACCATAGATGTTTGCATTGCAGGAACGAAATCTACATAGAGATTTTTTTCGCTTACTAAATGTTAACGAGAGTATCGCTTtacatatttcgtatatttttgcatattatatagACTTTTGAGCGTTCGAGTTTTTCATAAATACCATTTCGTCTTACTAACCTTCCATTTCGGTTGCAAACGTCATCGCGAGGGTATCGATGATGCATTCTAGGGTCGTGATGGTGCTGCGGCGAGTAAGAAGGATTCTGCGGCTGTGGGCTGGCTGCAGCCATACTCGACGTTTCAGAATCGTAACCGCTCGAGCCACGGGTCCATAATGGTTCAGGGCAGTCGTAAAGGTGATTCGGCGTGGGTCGTTGCACTATGAGGTCGAGAACGGCGGAGCTTCTCATTACCTCGATGGCTCTTTCGAACGGAAGATCGGTGAGACGCTGGCCGTTGCACCAAATTATAATATCGCCGGCTTTCAAGCCCGCTGCTCTAGCTGGCCCATCGTCTCTGGTGCcctaaatgaattttattcgattaattcTCGATCCTCTGTTATATCGCGCTATTCCGTATCCACGGTAATTTGACCGAACAAGATCAATTTTACTATCGCCATCTAAGTCGAAATTGaaagtaattgaaattaaacacTGGAGAGTTACGAAATTACTATCAAATGTCAGCGAGAAACTATGTATAATTAACCTGAACTGTGAGGCCTGGCACGATGCCTCTGCAAACACCACACCCGAGGCGACCCTTCTCGCCGACGAGAATTCGAATCCTGACTTCGGTGCTCGGAACGGCACCCAAACCAGTTTCGTTGTACTGtagctgctgctgttgctgctgcacCATGTGCCAGGTGACCGGATCGTTCGGGTTGCTTTGCGAATCATAAAGTACTTTTATAACGAGGAAACACTCCGCGGACTAATGCGAGAGCCTTGCAGAATTTTTAATGAGCGATCAGTACTTACTCTTTCACAGGTATCATTCCCACGcctgaaacaataaaatacgaaCAATCAGTATAAGTTGTTCGCGTGTATTCTGAAGTtgagagaattaaaaatagaaaaaagaggaaaagaatgCGAGTAATTACTTCGAATCTTGAGAACGAGCACTTGCTGGTTTTTTGCCAGAAGTGCCACTTCCTGATGGACTGCGTCCTCAACCGGATACCCGTTCACCCTTATGATCTGATCACCGACCTGAAAGTAAAAAAACAAAGTGAAACGAAAAGTAGAATACACGATTAACGAAATAGAGCAGAAACCGTAGTTTCGTAATTACGGAATCGATTCGTATCTCTTGACAAATGTTATACGAATAGCTGTACCACCAggcaaaaatttgaaatcgcTACGTATTTCCCCcggagaattaaaaaaaaaaacagagaaaaagttCGTCACGTTTAAGAACTTGAGTAGAAAGCAGTTTCTTTTAGAACTAGTTTATCTCGAAGTAACCTTCAGTAAAGAATCTGTCGTTGTAAAGGAAATTTACAACTATCGATAGCGGCGACGAATTAAAcggttaaaaattaataaacaaacttAAACGATTAATGAAATTAGTGAGAGATAAAATGTAGGTACAACCAGCAAACAGATCCCAAATTTTTGGTACGGTAGGTGCATGTGGATGTTTGTGCATTTATAAAACACCATAAATCGCAacaatgcacataatatgcaGAAATACGTAAGACATTCAAGATATAGTgatcataatatttaatggatGAAATAAATCTCCGCCTTGGTTCCGTTCCTTCAATTACgtgcataaaaatttgaatttacatAATCATCTTCAATGTACCGATAGCAATTACAAAAGTGTAACTACAATTTGTGACTTCATTACCCTTAATCCATTTCTGTGAGCTTCGCTGCCAGGTTGCACGTCGCTCACGTAAAATCCGGCTGCATACTCTCTGCCGCCACGGAGAGAGAAGCCAAATCCAGATGCTCCACGCCGTCTCAGCCTGACATTCCTAGTCACACCGATGACGGCCATCCTGCCGCCTCCTGTTGGATTTCCAGGACCTCCACCGGTCGATGGTACCATCCCAGCACTACCTGTGCCGGATGCACCACCCGACCTGCGAAAACCAATTAAAACTCAATCTCGTCTGATCGATGTTATTTGGCATTGGATTTAATTGCACGATAATTAACGAAGTACAAAATgctgaaaaaagaaagtggATTCGGTGGCACGAATCGAATTACGAGTCATCGTCATTACACGTATTGTTCGGTGAATCGTATCAGCAGCTCGGACGGAAAGTGGAGCGCGATTCATTTAGCCGAATGAATTCACGAGTACGCTTTACCcgcgatataattttatcctGGATTTAACCGCGTTAACGAGTCTCGTCTTTTTCGTTACGTAAAGCGAGCAACATTACTTTCTCGGTATTATTCCTGTGCGTACCACGCTCGGCGAAATCACACGAGACCAGAGTCCCTCTCGCTAATAACCGGCGACTATTCGCAACTCACTAAAAAATCTTAGTCGTATCTAGCGATGTTGAGATACGTCGATGCGTCACGAGTATAGCGCGGatgtgaaatttaaagatacgaAAAGGTAATAGAGCGCACTAAAAGTGGAAAAATATAGGTAGCGTGTATTTGGTATAATACTTGCTTTCAGATTCTTCCTTTTGTACCGTTTCTTTGGttgtattcgtaaaaatacgaatttgcatataCGTTCGTAGTCACGAAACGCAATCGGAAACGCGACACATCACGGACAGAAACGTTTCTTGGCCCGAGGATACAATGGGAGTGGTGTGACAGAAGGAACAGTTAGTCGTTGAGACTGAAACTGTATAAAGGGCATCGTTTTACTCTAGCCATCCGTTAAGGGTATTTTCTCGTATTTATTTCGCGAAGTAAAGTAACTTATGCGTTTCGTTATTGTCGATCTACTAGCGCGCCTTTGTATACCGTTAAAAAATCcaaaaaaatatgtttggtGTCTACGGAACAGACATGTGCACCATCGAATATAATATACCGGGTATTGGTTGCATATCTGTGGTAGTCGCGTCGCGCGTCTGGGATAGCTTACGGGGATGGCGAGGATGGCAGTGGTTTAAACGCTTTCCATTGATTTCCGTCTCCTCTGGATTTTACTGCTATCCAGGTAATTACCACCGGTAATAGAATATCCTACGTGTTTGTACGTTCCTATATATCTCTGGGAAATTCGCAATTATTCAAGAAGAATCTTAAAAAGTGGCGGATAAGTTTGACTTTAAAATTTGAACATGAAACTAAGTCTTCGTTTAGTTTGTGCTTATCGCtcggaataaaaatttgaaaaccgTTCTATATTCATAGCGGTTCGATATAGAGGAATTGTATTTTTCACAAATacgtataattgtataatatgcGGTTTTAGAAGCTGCATTTGGGTTACcgtatgcgttacagaaatatgaaatatttcgtcaGATTCGCAGgaagaagaattaaaatcGCGGACGAACGTTTTCCTCCTTGGGGACGGACGGCAAAACGGCCGGAAAATTTGTGCACGGTCTGGAAAGAGGAATTACAGCAATTCTGTGTCAACGACGCGGCTCACCTTCGCGAATAATTGTCCTGCAAAAATGCTCGTTACAGTCGGCGGTCGGAGAGCCGCGCAGTCCGACTCGAAACAATCTTTGTTCGGATCTCGCGGTCTTTTTCCACAGTCTCCTGTGAAATTAATGACCACACCTGGCGCACTATTGGCCTGCGCAATCGTCGAGGAAGGAACGACGAAGCGGAGGAGTCGAAGCAAATTCCACCGCAGACGACGAAAAAGACGAAAGATAGAAAGGATGGGTGGGGCAGGCGGATGAAAcaaggaaagaaagacactttatGCTCCCTAATGACGCCGAGAATCCGTCTTGTCTCGGACATTGAAAAGATTACGTGCAGTATGAAGGGACGTCGTAGGTTGTCGGATGCAGCGGAACACGAGAATGACACCAGGTAAATGACAGTCATTAGAAAGAACGAGACACTAGTTTAAAACTACTCCGGCTAGCTGGAGAGCtcgtcttctttctcttctatcTTTATTCCACCTTGTACTCGTTCTTGCTCCCTTCCTTTTTGCTCTTCTTGAACGTTACCGAAGGCGAAAGAGAATTCCATCGTCTGCACTTTCCTACGAACCTGCAGGGCTTTTGCTTTCCTCTTTTTAGAAGATATCATTTCGGGCAAACTACGCTCTACACAAAATGCCAACCGACGAAGACCAATGCTTCCTATCCGAGTCAATTTACATGCGACTATTTACGACGTGATTACCATTTTGCCTCGGCAATGGGTGCACCTTGCGTTCGCAATTATcggaaaattacaaatttccttATTGGACGGTAATAAGAGGCGTGCATATATATACCGAAGCAACGAGACGTTGGCGACTCGGCGTGATATCGTGTCGAGTTCGATCTTGAAAGACCAGTCTCCGATCTGATCGGCGATCCGCTAGATAAGGGAAAAGTACTACAAAGAAGAGGAGCTCTACCCCCTGGGGCGGCAAGGTGAAATACCTGTCAACGACACCTACTAAGATCCACGAGATTTCTCGGTCGGTGGGATCACTGACACGAAAGGTAGGTACTCGTTACAAGCTGTTAACGCATTTTTAACGTGTTCCTCGCGACGTTCTTAAGGAAGTCGTAGCTGCTTTTATTAAAGACCCGCTCTTTCAAACGCGTCGGAAAACAGTCACGCTGCCGTAGGTTTTCAACAACTCCCTCCGATGCTTGCCTCCACTTCTCGACAGCTCGGTAAACGCGCCTCTATGCCCTCGTTTCTGAGCATCTCTCCAAAATGCGTTCACCTGACGATCCCTTCAACCCTTGCTGCTTTTGTTCGACTGCTCCGTATTTCTATCGTCCGGCCAAGACGGCACGAATGTTAAGCCGACCTGAAAAGGATCGAGCGGACACAAAAAGTGCTGCTCCGATAACCGTAACCAGTGATTTATATGCATGGAAATGCAACGTGGAGTAGAGAAGGTGAGAtgatagagaaaagaaaagctcAAAGCTGTCGAGATTCTATCTACGGAGTTAGTACATTGTTAACAATGGTTTCATTAATCCTTTCATGGTCCGATATCGATAAGACGCGTCGATGACGCGATAACGATCATCCCGCGAGCGATCTAGAAACCGAGTAGAGGTCGTTGAAAAGTTTCAAGACCGCGAGGAACGTAATCTCTTATGTAATCTCGAGGACAATGGACGCGCGTAGATTCTCAAGGAGGTTCCCGCGACAAGAGGCCAGGCCATCGATATACTCGGGCATACCGTTATTGTCGTCGATATCGCTACTTAACGATCCAACCACGAAAGTGTTACGACTGTCACGAACTTTCCTCCACACCTTCCAACGCTAATACTGGTAGCTGCTACTGTCTGAGAGTAGCAGCTCGTCAAAGAGAGCTCTCGTGCACGGCCATTACCGCGCGTTTACTTCGCGTCGAATCCCGCATTCGGTTCATATTTTATGCTAATCAGTTCCCTTCGCGACGAGGTAACGAGTAACGAAAGGACGAAAAACGAGGAAGAAGTTCCTCAGGCTGGTTAACGTGTTTAACTGTTTTTGGAGGGAAAGCAGAGAACGttgtacaataataattaacgtTACGCCTTTCCAcgaaattatttcgtttcttaatAAGCCACGGTGTTACGCTAACAACCTCGTGTGGCAACCTCGTACGAAGTTTCGATATTCGAGAAATCTTCGTGATTCGCTCGACGTAAGTTATCGTTATAAAAAGTCCGATTTTCCGGATTATTATTCAACGAGTCGCTCATATCGAGCAGCTGTATCATCGGTACCACTACAATGCTCGACAGACGCGCGCTTGAATACCGATCGTTCGTGCATATGTGCACGTAGTGAGATAACAGGACCCTCGAATTATCGGCTCGGAATTCTATCCACGCTTTATGATAATTATGAGACGCGCGAAGGGACCGTCGATTCTGGGTTAAGTTCATCGTTCGACATGGAGAAAGCTACGGCGATGTGCGCGCGAGGttcgaaaggaaaaaaaagagaagaaaggaaaagaagaggaaagacACGAGTATGTTCATGATGCCCTTCCCAAGCACGAGCAGACTTTATTGTTCTCTTTATTGTGTACCTCCGGTGAGAACGTGGCGCGCGCAATCGATCGGACGATGCGCGCAATTATTGACTCGCGTTCAGTACATTTTCACTCGTCTTTTTTCTTCCGATTCGTGACACGAGTTTCTCGCATAATTGCG is part of the Bombus fervidus isolate BK054 chromosome 7, iyBomFerv1, whole genome shotgun sequence genome and harbors:
- the LOC139989446 gene encoding uncharacterized protein isoform X1, whose protein sequence is MDSNMSTAAFMHRSGGASGTGSAGMVPSTGGGPGNPTGGGRMAVIGVTRNVRLRRRGASGFGFSLRGGREYAAGFYVSDVQPGSEAHRNGLRVGDQIIRVNGYPVEDAVHQEVALLAKNQQVLVLKIRSVGMIPVKDNPNDPVTWHMVQQQQQQLQYNETGLGAVPSTEVRIRILVGEKGRLGCGVCRGIVPGLTVQGTRDDGPARAAGLKAGDIIIWCNGQRLTDLPFERAIEVMRSSAVLDLIVQRPTPNHLYDCPEPLWTRGSSGYDSETSSMAAASPQPQNPSYSPQHHHDPRMHHRYPRDDVCNRNGRICCPLALSTSSCSSAEWAHVDQAQEWSRRPNNTTVIRINQSQNQNHRFVGAPGRPNSRGNYEDDIDNEPLYDPVAPRIDYEVHDFDANPRDEANRRLAYRRDNMRQQDVIYDGPADDMPPYHGSKENGTQDGDRKTITTVEIHQTVCPPAPPPPLPYKWSGDTKPMNAKGMQMGSTMSMGSTGSTETESSLESSCSKDSASTSSSLSTSSCEPPSTVSFGSITATSTGTNKTNDTAATAATATPRNCATRTSPIACTDLSTAITQELQRRAQQRNMNNAAKMEAGKEKTAEPRKPQNPEALRAQEQKVTHDKLMEEFKRAHRKMFNSAQQKVHFSDQAPEQEQEKRVLNTSTVPTNNIPPAPPAPPAPPAPPAPVAPVAPPAPPAPPPLPLLSKTKSAEDSVEMQSIESFKLKEAPNPVIPKPPPTYFPIQNNSTVTSNGSPRHGTGNKPQVNGKETSPSPVPEMTKAAVSPAAANAPNLKPAPGKVAIRIGAYEGEAKQPSKLDFLSQQSRSDRNGTDELANGPVVSRLQNELAATLQRSNLRRKTDGEAQPSIKPIPENTVVSNNETTNSEPGKLPQSNVEKLASALNNKVTIKVNPEHNNR
- the LOC139989446 gene encoding uncharacterized protein isoform X2 codes for the protein MVPSTGGGPGNPTGGGRMAVIGVTRNVRLRRRGASGFGFSLRGGREYAAGFYVSDVQPGSEAHRNGLRVGDQIIRVNGYPVEDAVHQEVALLAKNQQVLVLKIRSVGMIPVKDNPNDPVTWHMVQQQQQQLQYNETGLGAVPSTEVRIRILVGEKGRLGCGVCRGIVPGLTVQGTRDDGPARAAGLKAGDIIIWCNGQRLTDLPFERAIEVMRSSAVLDLIVQRPTPNHLYDCPEPLWTRGSSGYDSETSSMAAASPQPQNPSYSPQHHHDPRMHHRYPRDDVCNRNGRICCPLALSTSSCSSAEWAHVDQAQEWSRRPNNTTVIRINQSQNQNHRFVGAPGRPNSRGNYEDDIDNEPLYDPVAPRIDYEVHDFDANPRDEANRRLAYRRDNMRQQDVIYDGPADDMPPYHGSKENGTQDGDRKTITTVEIHQTVCPPAPPPPLPYKWSGDTKPMNAKGMQMGSTMSMGSTGSTETESSLESSCSKDSASTSSSLSTSSCEPPSTVSFGSITATSTGTNKTNDTAATAATATPRNCATRTSPIACTDLSTAITQELQRRAQQRNMNNAAKMEAGKEKTAEPRKPQNPEALRAQEQKVTHDKLMEEFKRAHRKMFNSAQQKVHFSDQAPEQEQEKRVLNTSTVPTNNIPPAPPAPPAPPAPPAPVAPVAPPAPPAPPPLPLLSKTKSAEDSVEMQSIESFKLKEAPNPVIPKPPPTYFPIQNNSTVTSNGSPRHGTGNKPQVNGKETSPSPVPEMTKAAVSPAAANAPNLKPAPGKVAIRIGAYEGEAKQPSKLDFLSQQSRSDRNGTDELANGPVVSRLQNELAATLQRSNLRRKTDGEAQPSIKPIPENTVVSNNETTNSEPGKLPQSNVEKLASALNNKVTIKVNPEHNNR